The following are encoded in a window of Staphylospora marina genomic DNA:
- the bshC gene encoding bacillithiol biosynthesis cysteine-adding enzyme BshC, whose translation MNMESVTLRRDRLLNAYLEWTAPLSGLFVHPPFQADSFTRRAESLRTATWRADRQQLVHILREWHQPDLLHPEVEKNLRRLADPDALVVIGGQQAGLLGGPLYAIYKAVTLIQLARREEKRLGRPVVPVYWIAGEDHDHAEVDHVRVMEENGDIRKLRYDPGATEGVPVSRIIVDGPRFRAWLEELSRYFPDSSYKREWVARFGGFAEDSPSWTRMFARLMHHLFGKYGLVMFDSAHPAVRRLESPFFGELVRRRAEIADRVSKEAGRLREAGFKPQVEAGPEDGHLFLLVEGRRRLLVRKGDRWVTKDGGVSLSEAELLTVAERNPEQLSNNVVTRPLMQEYLFPVLAFVGGPGEIAYWSLLRGAFEAVGLEMPVVVPRAGYTVIDPSTAKYAREFGLDTHSLLERIDQAKEAWLKEMEPVDPEALFAEAARRIEQIHAGLTDHLHEAIGMNMRELGEKNREHIGKQLDWYLRQVRKAVFTKHEASLRRWDRLKQRIRPEGNLQERIWSVVPLWNLHGLEWIDHLVKQDLADDFRMDLHKVVWL comes from the coding sequence ATGAACATGGAAAGTGTCACGCTGCGGCGGGACCGTCTGTTGAATGCGTATCTCGAGTGGACGGCCCCGCTTTCCGGGCTGTTTGTCCATCCGCCGTTTCAGGCGGACTCCTTCACCCGCCGCGCCGAATCTCTCCGGACCGCAACGTGGCGGGCGGACCGGCAACAACTGGTACATATTCTGCGTGAGTGGCATCAGCCCGACTTGCTTCATCCGGAAGTGGAAAAAAATCTCCGGCGGCTGGCCGACCCGGACGCCTTGGTGGTCATCGGCGGTCAACAGGCCGGATTGCTGGGCGGCCCCCTGTATGCGATTTACAAGGCGGTCACCTTGATCCAATTGGCCAGGCGCGAGGAAAAACGGCTGGGCCGACCGGTGGTGCCCGTGTATTGGATTGCGGGTGAGGACCATGATCACGCCGAGGTGGATCACGTCCGGGTGATGGAGGAGAACGGAGACATTCGCAAACTCCGGTATGATCCCGGGGCAACGGAAGGTGTCCCGGTTTCGCGGATCATCGTGGACGGTCCCCGGTTCCGGGCATGGTTGGAAGAGCTTTCCCGGTATTTTCCGGACTCGTCATACAAACGGGAATGGGTGGCGCGATTCGGAGGATTTGCCGAAGACTCGCCGTCCTGGACCCGGATGTTCGCCAGGTTGATGCACCATTTGTTCGGAAAGTACGGTCTGGTGATGTTCGATTCCGCCCATCCCGCGGTTCGCAGGCTGGAATCCCCGTTCTTCGGAGAGCTTGTCCGCAGGAGAGCGGAGATCGCCGACCGGGTGTCGAAGGAAGCCGGACGGCTCAGGGAAGCCGGCTTCAAACCGCAGGTGGAAGCAGGACCGGAGGACGGTCATCTTTTCCTGTTGGTGGAAGGGCGTCGCCGGCTGTTGGTTCGCAAAGGAGATCGGTGGGTGACGAAAGACGGCGGGGTGTCTTTGTCCGAAGCGGAGCTTTTGACCGTCGCGGAGCGGAACCCCGAGCAACTGAGCAACAACGTCGTCACGAGACCCTTGATGCAGGAATATCTGTTTCCCGTCCTGGCATTCGTCGGAGGTCCCGGGGAAATCGCTTACTGGTCTCTGCTTCGGGGCGCTTTTGAGGCGGTCGGACTGGAAATGCCGGTGGTGGTTCCCCGCGCGGGGTACACCGTGATCGATCCGTCGACGGCCAAATACGCCCGTGAATTCGGACTGGACACACATTCGCTTCTGGAACGGATCGACCAGGCGAAGGAGGCATGGCTTAAGGAGATGGAGCCGGTGGATCCCGAAGCGCTCTTTGCGGAGGCCGCCCGGAGGATCGAACAAATTCATGCCGGGCTGACGGATCATCTCCACGAAGCGATCGGCATGAACATGCGGGAACTCGGAGAGAAGAACAGGGAGCACATCGGGAAGCAGCTGGACTGGTATCTCCGGCAAGTCCGAAAGGCCGTTTTCACCAAGCACGAAGCCTCGCTTCGCCGGTGGGACCGGCTCAAACAACGGATACGACCGGAAGGAAATCTGCAGGAGCGGATCTGGTCGGTGGTACCTCTGTGGAACCTGCACGGTCTGGAGTGGATCGATCATCTGGTGAAACAGGATTTGGCCGATGATTTTCGCATGGATTTGCACAAGGTGGTTTGGCTTTGA
- a CDS encoding adenosylhomocysteinase, whose translation MNSVERSIIRDINLAPQGRLKMDWAWQHMPILSRLRERFLAEKPLAGERVAISLHLEAKTACLAELIRDAGAEVVITGSNPLSTQDDICAALAASGVTVFAKYNPSPEEYHGHLIKTLETRPTLIIDDGGDLVTILHSERPDLLETVKGGCEETTTGILRLISLERFGQLRFPMVAVNDAQCKSLFDNRYGTGQSVWDGINRTTNLVVAGKTVVVAGYGWCGRGVAMRASGLGAKVIVTETNPVKAMEAYMDGYTVMPMIEAAKFGDYFVTTTGNKNVITREHFEVMKDGAILSNAGHFNVEINVEELARMAKNRRVVRKDIEEYVMEDGRKVYLLAEGRLVNLAAGDGHPAEIMDMTFALQALSLLYVHRHHADIGPKVLDVPVEIDEEVARHFLDANGIVIDRLTEEQEQYLNSWKL comes from the coding sequence ATGAATTCCGTGGAACGCAGCATCATCCGCGACATCAATTTGGCTCCGCAGGGACGTCTGAAGATGGATTGGGCTTGGCAACACATGCCGATTCTGAGCCGCCTCCGTGAGCGTTTTCTGGCGGAGAAACCCCTTGCGGGCGAGCGGGTGGCCATTTCCCTTCATCTGGAGGCAAAAACGGCTTGCCTTGCCGAACTGATCAGAGACGCGGGAGCCGAAGTGGTGATCACCGGAAGCAACCCGCTGTCCACCCAGGATGACATCTGCGCCGCGCTGGCTGCATCGGGCGTCACCGTGTTTGCGAAGTACAATCCTTCTCCGGAAGAGTATCACGGGCACCTGATCAAGACCCTGGAAACCCGGCCGACCCTGATCATCGATGACGGCGGGGATCTTGTCACCATCCTTCATTCCGAACGTCCGGATCTTTTGGAGACTGTCAAGGGAGGATGTGAAGAAACCACGACCGGCATTCTTCGTCTGATCTCCCTGGAACGGTTCGGCCAGCTGCGCTTCCCGATGGTGGCGGTCAACGACGCTCAGTGCAAATCGCTGTTCGACAACCGCTACGGTACCGGACAGTCCGTGTGGGACGGCATCAACCGGACGACCAATCTGGTGGTGGCCGGAAAAACCGTGGTGGTCGCCGGCTACGGATGGTGCGGACGGGGAGTGGCGATGCGCGCGAGTGGCCTCGGAGCGAAAGTGATCGTGACCGAAACCAATCCGGTCAAAGCCATGGAAGCTTACATGGACGGTTACACCGTGATGCCGATGATCGAAGCGGCCAAATTCGGAGACTACTTCGTGACCACCACCGGCAACAAGAACGTGATCACCCGGGAGCACTTTGAAGTGATGAAAGATGGCGCCATCCTTTCCAACGCCGGCCACTTCAACGTGGAAATCAACGTCGAGGAGCTGGCCCGGATGGCGAAAAACCGCCGCGTGGTGCGCAAGGACATTGAGGAGTACGTGATGGAAGACGGACGGAAGGTGTATCTCCTGGCAGAAGGACGTCTGGTCAATCTGGCGGCGGGAGACGGCCATCCGGCGGAAATCATGGACATGACGTTCGCGTTGCAGGCTCTTTCACTTCTTTACGTGCATCGTCACCATGCCGACATCGGACCGAAAGTGCTGGACGTTCCGGTGGAAATCGATGAAGAGGTGGCACGTCATTTCCTGGATGCCAACGGCATCGTCATCGACCGTCTGACCGAAGAACAGGAACAGTACCTGAACAGTTGGAAGCTCTGA